DNA from Funiculus sociatus GB2-C1:
GGAGGTTATAACCTGTAACCTTCTAACCTTCCACTTGCTTTTTGGAGCGATCGCACTTTTCCCCAATACAAAGGAAAAAGCGCGATCGCTTTTTTATGTAACTTTTTGAACCAAATAAAAGCCTATCTCGATCCTAAACTCTCGACACTTAACGGCACCAAATCCCCATGTGTTGTGTATCCTAACAGCATTGGCTCATGCTGTCGGATAAACTTGCCTGTCAGTACACAGCGTTCTTCCTGCTGGGCTGTGGCGGGAACGCTGGCTCGAATATCAGACCGGGAAAATTTGGGTTTATACTCATCGGATTTTTGCTGCACGTAGTTCCAGAGGATATCTCGAATCAACGCTTGATATCCTTGATGTCCTGCGAGTTCTTTGAGTTCTTCCTTGAGTTCCCTTTCTAGGCGTATGCTCGTGACTTCCATTTCTGTTGTCGAGGTGCGTGGTAAGGTACGCATGATTTTTTCTCCTAAAGATGTGGACATAGTAATACAAGTGTAGTATATTGAAAGTCACATTCAAATTAAAACCTTCAAAAAGCTTTCCTGTGAGACACATACCTACCCGCTCCATGTCAACCTGCCATCCGAACCCCCAAACAAGTTGGGAATCGGCGGCTATTGTCGTGGAGTTTCGATTTATGGGCGATTATGGCTTACAGGGAGATTCCTGCGGGATTGATGAAAAAAATTTGGATGGCAAAAATGGTGGTAGCCTGCGGTTTGCAGAACCACAGATAAATAAACAAAGCGGGAGGTACAGGCAAAAAGTGACTGTACCAATATAGGACGAGAAGACCCAAGAGCAGTTTTCCAGCCCCCGCTTCTAAGAAAAAGAGGCGGGGGTTAATTGTATGAGGAGCCGAGTCGTGACAAGCGCAACTGAGGTGTTAAGTAGGTCGGTAGTGGTATTTTCCCAGAATTACTTACCGATGAGCCGGGTGAATATTAAACGAGCGATCGCATTAATGATCAGCGGTAAAGCCGAACCGCTAAGTTTTAGCGATGCAGTCGGTTGGCAAGTGCGATCGCCCAGCATAGTTATCGAAGTACCAGAACAAATCCGCTTGACGGTGACTGGCGCAGAGAGAGTCTGGCGCGTTCCTCCGGTAAATCGTAGAGAATTGCTGCGGCGAGATCATCACACCTGTCAATACTGCGGTAACACGAAACAGTTGACGATAGATCACGTCATTCCCTTATCAAAAGGCGGAAAACACACTTGGGATAACGTAGTTATAGCCTGCGAAAAGTGTAACCAACGTAAAGGCGATCGCACTCCCCTACAAGCGGGAATGCCACTTCGCACCCAGCCAAAAGCACCCATGCACCCTGCTGTTGCCTTTGCCGAACAGTTTTGGCGCGAACAGCACACTCACTCTGAGTAAAGGAGATACTAGGCAATGTTGAAATTAACATACACCGAAAATGGATTTTACTTGGAATGTCTGGCTCAATCCTTAGAGGAGTGGGTAGCACGACGGGTGATTTTGGCGCTGCGAGTTGGCACCAGCATCACCGTTGAACCTAGCACCGCTTCGTTTTTGCTTCCCGCTTCCTTGCCAGAAGTAGAACAATTAGCAACTCTGGTACAGCGGGAAGGTTCTGAAATCATCGGCGTGTGTGCTTGCGATGCCGATTACATCGAAGTCTGTCTGAATGGAACTTGGATCGAGGGAGATGGGGAGAATGGGGAAGGTGTGTTTGTTGCAGCATTAAGCGATCGCGCTGAATTCTTCCTCTTCAAGCTTTGGCAAGATGCACAAGCTTGTACCTCCTCCTTGAGGTAACTGTAGGGGCGCACTGCGGTGCGCCTTTTTCTTGGGAAAAGACGTTATGTCTTCTACTACCTGCATAGAACAGCAAACAGATAGTCTGGATCTATTCGCTTAGCAATGTTAGGATTCTTACTCAAGATAAATGCCCCTCCTTCAAACACGATTAGGGGAGGTTTATTTCCACGAGGGTTATAAGCACCAATAGTGGAATAAGGGCTACCATACTGTCCGTATTTATTCCATACACTTGTTGAAGAATGGCGGCTGCCATATTTCCCGTACTGGTTGCAAATTGACTCAGTGGCATACTGGTTGCTTGAAACCACGCCAAGCTCCTGTTCATCTGCGCCCAAAATATATGCGTTGCCATCTAGATCGCGAATTATATCTGCAATACTGACTTGAGCTACAAGCTGCTGTTGCAACGGAACTCTTGCTTGAGACTGTAAGGGTAAAAAAATTCCACTTGTAAAGGTTGCAATTGTAGACAAAACTGCTGTTTGAAGGGATTTCATCATTATTCTCCATAAATAACCCATCAAACTAAAGTATTCCCATTAGCAACTGAGTTCTAACGTTTGTAATTTTTAAATAGCAGCCCTAGCGATTAGAAATCGCTGCTAAACAAACCAAGTCCGCCTGCGCGGACTTTTGAAACCTGTCGAAGGCAGGTTTTGTTTGTATAGGCGGGAATTCTATTCGCCAGCCTTAGTGCAAGATATGCGATCGCTCTCCCCATCCTTCAGCACGTACTACAGTTACATATATATAGATGACTTGCCCGGTTATCAGCCATAAAACCTCATCTTGGCAAGGCTTTTGGTTATTTTCTTATATCCTAGGAAAATCCTCAAAAAAAACTTTTCCCAAACCCTTGACACTTTATGTAGTATTTATGTAGTATAAACATATTGAAAGAGGGGAAGAGACAAAAACCTCCAACCCAAAAGAGTCATGGTGCTACTCTACATTCAACGAATTAATAAAGGCTGGCATCCGCCAGAATCCTTTGAAATGCCGCATCAGTCTACTTCCCAAAAACCTGAAGTAGACAGGGAAAAAGCGGATAATACACACATCATTCAAACCAAAATTGCTGAATCTAGGCGTAATATCCAACAGGTTTATCACCTAGAAAGGCGGTTGTGTTTGTAACCAATTACAATCTTTTTTCTGAACCTTGAAAACTGAATAAGAAATCACCCATTTAACGATTGATTCTGTGCATTTTTAATGAAGCACAGACATCTCAAGTGGGGGAAAAGCCTAGCAAGCAATGCCCCCACATTCCTGAGATGTAACACGATTGTAGTGAGAGCATTTGCTGAAATGCTGCTGAAATTATGGGGCTGTAGCTCAGTTGGGAGAGCATCGGCTTGTCACGCCGAAGGTCGCGGGATCGAGACCCGTCAGCCTCGTTCAGCAGCAATTCCGACAGTAAAAATCTGGTTGCTCTCACCAAATGGCCCCATCGTCTAAGCGGCTAGGACACAGTGCTTTCAATACTGTAATACGGGTTCAAACCCCGTTGGGGCTATGCGGCGATTGAGTATCTGTTTCTTTCAGATTCTAAATTGCCCAAATCGCCGAGGTCGAGTAGCCAAGAGGCTTAAGGCGTCTCTCTGCAAAAGAGAAATTCGTGGGTTCAAATCCCACCTCGACCTCTCAAAGGGAGTATAGCTCAATTGGCAGAGCAGGCGGCTCTTAACCGTATGGTTGCAGGTTCGAGTCCTGCTACTCCCACTGCCATCAAGGGAGTATAGCTCAGGTGGTAGAGCAGCCTTCTCATAAGAGGCTAGTCGTAGGTTCAAGTCCTACTACTCCTACTGATAAACAAAGCCTCATCGTCTAGCGGTTTAGGACGCTGCCCCCTCAAGGCAGATACGAGGTTCAAATCTCCCTGGGGCTATCTGGAGAGGTGGCTGAATGGTTAAAGCGCTGGTTTGCTAAACCAGTTTGGGGAAACCCATTGCAGGTTCGAGTCCTGTCCTCTCCGCCTTTTTTACTTGGGTTGTGTCGCCTACCGGAGTAGGCAACTGTCTGTAAAACAGTGGCTTTGATGCAATGCAGGTTCGACTCCTGCCCAACCCATCAGCA
Protein-coding regions in this window:
- a CDS encoding alr0857 family protein — protein: MLKLTYTENGFYLECLAQSLEEWVARRVILALRVGTSITVEPSTASFLLPASLPEVEQLATLVQREGSEIIGVCACDADYIEVCLNGTWIEGDGENGEGVFVAALSDRAEFFLFKLWQDAQACTSSLR
- a CDS encoding HNH endonuclease produces the protein MTSATEVLSRSVVVFSQNYLPMSRVNIKRAIALMISGKAEPLSFSDAVGWQVRSPSIVIEVPEQIRLTVTGAERVWRVPPVNRRELLRRDHHTCQYCGNTKQLTIDHVIPLSKGGKHTWDNVVIACEKCNQRKGDRTPLQAGMPLRTQPKAPMHPAVAFAEQFWREQHTHSE